A genome region from bacterium includes the following:
- a CDS encoding amidohydrolase family protein has protein sequence MPKLQKALYFAVALIFLPAMSLIFAQSTLEKLPLKNYRPHSIYQIPKTEIQKARYPVIDMHSHPYAESREDISKWVKTMDEMGIEKTVILTMATGAKFDSIYAEYAGKYPGRFEVWCGFDYSGYDKPGFGPAAVKELERCAKAGATGVGELGDKGKGLFYCDTKAWGMHLDDPRMDPLLEKCAELNVPVSIHVADPIWMYQPMDSTNDGLMNAVEWRLDNQKDIVGHDGMIDILERAVKRHPKTTFIACHFANCSYNLNKLGALLDKYPNLYADIGARYAETAPIPRFTAEFYKKYQNRLLYGTDMGFDENMYRITFRILESSDEHFYEMEQFGYHWALYGLGLSSNILKKIYRSNALKIFKQQRR, from the coding sequence ATGCCGAAATTACAAAAAGCTTTATATTTTGCTGTTGCTTTAATTTTTTTGCCAGCAATGAGTCTGATATTTGCACAGAGCACATTAGAAAAACTTCCCCTGAAAAATTACAGGCCCCATTCAATTTATCAGATACCGAAAACAGAGATACAAAAAGCCAGGTACCCTGTTATTGATATGCATTCGCACCCATATGCTGAATCCAGGGAAGATATCTCAAAATGGGTAAAGACTATGGATGAGATGGGAATCGAGAAAACTGTAATTTTAACAATGGCAACAGGTGCAAAATTTGATTCCATCTATGCTGAATATGCAGGAAAATATCCCGGAAGATTTGAAGTGTGGTGTGGTTTTGATTATTCAGGTTATGATAAACCTGGATTCGGACCTGCAGCAGTAAAAGAGCTTGAACGTTGCGCCAAAGCAGGTGCAACAGGTGTAGGAGAACTTGGCGACAAGGGTAAGGGGCTTTTTTACTGTGATACAAAAGCCTGGGGAATGCATCTTGATGACCCGAGAATGGATCCTCTGCTGGAGAAATGTGCAGAGCTAAACGTTCCTGTCAGTATCCATGTTGCAGATCCTATATGGATGTATCAGCCTATGGACTCAACAAACGACGGATTGATGAATGCAGTAGAGTGGCGGCTTGATAATCAAAAGGATATCGTGGGGCATGATGGTATGATTGATATACTTGAGCGTGCAGTGAAACGTCATCCTAAAACTACTTTTATAGCATGCCATTTTGCAAACTGTTCTTACAATCTTAATAAACTCGGCGCACTGCTTGACAAATATCCCAATCTTTATGCTGATATTGGTGCCCGTTATGCAGAAACTGCTCCAATTCCGCGTTTCACCGCAGAATTCTACAAAAAGTATCAGAACAGGCTTTTATACGGCACTGATATGGGATTTGATGAAAATATGTACAGAATAACGTTCCGAATTTTGGAAAGCAGTGATGAGCATTTTTATGAGATGGAGCAATTCGGATATCACTGGGCATTATATGGGTTAGGCCTGAGCAGCAATATTCTCAAAAAAATTTACAGAAGTAATGCACTGAAAATTTTCAAACAGCAGAGAAGATGA
- a CDS encoding alpha-galactosidase, whose amino-acid sequence MKLIIKNIYRPMLVLLFLLLYSECSRTTVFSNKGWSIVADSSNEHLIVKQKDIGIVLQDVTLNLEKNNSLTPLSGWTIKKKDSQKLIIKTEKPQVTTWEFIITDEGININSSTENVIVKGVAPASGGRIPARVASQDNGVIYTSLGFVSAKNIYCLFDRKTDTMIQFPEKSDLQRNASDEQLMDVVFPLRDSLGDEGRTRRGVKIIPSAEISLIQNYYTDELGLKHYEPYWPQNEGAHKFKTAPTGWLSWYCYYMPANQEDMVKDTDALAEDLKKYGLEYVQLDATFTRGKNSNWLEWDKEKYPKGGKWLMQYVKSKGLKPGLWVNIYGANYDHPAFGDQFPDGKYPENWFLHDKNGNLIGACCTADSTVVKLDYSNPQVIKKHLIPLFKTLVNDWGIEYLKDAGHAEWQWTYEENRSRVYNPSLEGRDLYWEAQKAVRNIMGPENWIMGCDAEGGADFYSLGFGLFDSAFNILDDVYNVWEQYIWAPAMGTKMHLASMFSANYLNDIVFYNDPDATMIRPPLTMDEAINNVTSISLTGQSYMISDFMSQPSEKRIEVLKKNMLWGKEFPELIKKLSSDRLKLYKKTMPAMNITPIDLYPFRAKAEYAPLPESYPKTDNFPRALDLKVNKESGVYDVVAVYNWSDKESYEKIGFKKDLGLDNKKSYLIFDFWNKKLIGIVRNEFQVLVAPHGTRVLIIRASDGRPQLLTSSRHITSSYSIKALSWDPDGNILSGTSKVVPDDSYSIFIYVPKSIVLSNIKTNAVTISNNMNSNRVLKLNLRSKNEIVKWALKFNKIDK is encoded by the coding sequence GTGAAATTAATTATTAAAAATATTTACCGACCAATGCTGGTCTTATTATTTTTACTGCTCTATTCAGAATGTTCCAGGACTACTGTTTTCAGTAATAAAGGCTGGAGCATAGTAGCGGATTCAAGTAATGAACATTTGATTGTAAAACAAAAAGATATTGGGATTGTTTTACAGGATGTTACGCTTAATCTTGAAAAAAACAACAGCCTTACTCCTCTGTCCGGCTGGACCATAAAAAAGAAAGACAGCCAGAAATTAATTATTAAGACAGAAAAACCTCAGGTTACTACCTGGGAGTTTATCATTACTGATGAGGGGATTAATATAAACTCTTCTACTGAAAATGTAATTGTAAAAGGTGTCGCTCCTGCTTCCGGAGGGAGAATTCCTGCAAGAGTAGCAAGCCAGGACAATGGCGTAATCTACACCTCTCTTGGCTTTGTTTCAGCTAAAAATATTTACTGTCTGTTTGATCGTAAGACTGATACTATGATTCAATTCCCTGAAAAAAGCGATCTGCAACGTAATGCTTCTGATGAACAGCTTATGGATGTGGTTTTTCCATTAAGGGATAGTTTGGGGGATGAAGGAAGAACCCGCCGGGGAGTTAAAATTATTCCCAGTGCGGAGATTTCTCTTATTCAAAATTATTACACAGATGAGCTTGGTTTAAAACATTATGAACCCTACTGGCCTCAGAATGAGGGGGCGCACAAGTTTAAAACAGCTCCAACCGGGTGGCTTTCATGGTACTGCTACTATATGCCTGCAAATCAGGAAGATATGGTAAAAGATACAGATGCTCTTGCAGAAGATTTAAAGAAATATGGATTGGAGTATGTACAGCTTGATGCAACATTCACAAGAGGTAAAAATAGTAACTGGCTGGAATGGGATAAAGAAAAATATCCTAAAGGCGGCAAATGGCTGATGCAGTATGTAAAAAGCAAGGGATTAAAACCGGGGTTATGGGTAAATATTTACGGAGCAAATTATGATCATCCGGCTTTTGGAGATCAATTCCCGGATGGTAAATATCCGGAAAACTGGTTTCTTCACGATAAGAACGGTAATCTTATCGGAGCTTGCTGCACTGCTGATTCTACAGTTGTAAAGCTTGATTATTCAAATCCTCAGGTTATTAAAAAACACCTGATACCTCTGTTTAAAACATTAGTAAATGACTGGGGGATAGAGTACCTGAAAGATGCAGGGCATGCTGAATGGCAGTGGACATATGAGGAAAACAGGTCAAGAGTTTACAACCCTTCTCTCGAAGGAAGGGATTTATACTGGGAAGCTCAGAAAGCAGTCAGAAATATAATGGGGCCTGAAAACTGGATAATGGGTTGTGATGCGGAAGGCGGCGCTGATTTTTATTCTCTTGGATTCGGGCTCTTTGACAGCGCATTTAACATACTTGATGATGTTTACAACGTTTGGGAGCAGTATATCTGGGCTCCTGCAATGGGAACAAAAATGCATCTTGCTTCCATGTTCAGTGCAAATTATCTGAATGACATTGTATTTTATAATGATCCTGATGCTACAATGATTCGTCCGCCTCTTACAATGGATGAAGCAATAAACAATGTAACTTCAATTTCATTAACCGGCCAGTCTTATATGATAAGTGATTTTATGTCTCAGCCCTCAGAGAAGAGGATTGAAGTGTTAAAGAAAAATATGCTCTGGGGGAAAGAATTCCCCGAATTAATAAAAAAACTTTCTTCTGACAGGCTTAAACTTTATAAAAAAACAATGCCCGCAATGAATATCACTCCCATTGATCTGTATCCGTTCAGGGCAAAGGCAGAGTATGCTCCTTTGCCGGAGAGTTATCCCAAGACAGATAACTTTCCGAGAGCACTGGACTTAAAGGTTAATAAAGAATCTGGAGTATATGATGTAGTTGCGGTTTACAACTGGTCTGATAAAGAGTCTTATGAGAAAATTGGTTTTAAAAAAGATTTGGGCCTTGATAACAAAAAGAGTTATCTAATATTTGATTTCTGGAACAAAAAATTGATTGGAATTGTAAGAAATGAATTTCAAGTACTTGTGGCTCCACACGGGACAAGAGTGTTAATTATCAGGGCATCGGACGGCAGGCCTCAGCTTTTAACTAGTTCCCGCCACATTACGAGTTCGTACAGTATTAAAGCGCTTTCCTGGGATCCAGACGGAAATATTTTAAGCGGTACCTCAAAAGTAGTGCCGGATGACTCATATTCCATATTTATTTATGTGCCGAAGAGTATAGTATTATCAAATATCAAAACAAACGCTGTCACTATTTCAAATAATATGAATTCTAACCGTGTGCTAAAATTAAATTTACGAAGTAAAAATGAGATTGTTAAATGGGCATTGAAATTTAATAAAATAGATAAGTGA
- a CDS encoding TonB-dependent receptor, translating to MMQKKCMRTLFVLLIFSVIIFAGNSWAQFNGKIRGRVFDEKTNEPLAGANVVVEGTYLGGAADKDGYYFILNISPGIYTVKVSMMGYNKIREVGVKVNINQTTTLNFAMSKEAVKGETVTITAKRPVVQLDVSSSQKIVTDETIEQLPLDNLEEVLASQNGINLRASQDGSGLVVRGGEINETDIVVDGLSTRNERTQQPTTALSMTAIKEIEILTGGFNAEFGNVRSGMISVSTREGSLDRYSLNVDTRMSPPARKHFGPSPFSTDGPFWQVYAGKDAFTGVSEDMVKNGKYPFTFIGWNEVARQFLADPDPSNDMTPQDLLEVWKWQHRIRTYADKPDYIFDGSFSGRIPFTPVAFMVSQRYENLQLVYPFSRNNSIASTTLLKLTTHLTSNMKLSFNNAFVLTHGVSGSIYDDTNGMITGTREGTEYARDALYWRYMWHNANYNPIETMQYTGGLALNHVLSAKTYYDVRLDFTTYKTKQEPIALRDTTGIKQIGNKLYDEAPWGYVGSKIGSIIEKYDILGDFLMSGGGRGQDHSTYWGATLRADLVSQVDKHNQIKTGFTLGYTMLHERREINHGYTTQPYTEAPWKWWYYDKSPVKLGAYVQDKLEFQGMIANIGVRLDYLMPGTSPYNLNSAFIFANLPYTLENYRANGNSFSNLTTSDRTYKLYISPRLGISHPVTSTSKIFFNYGHFYQPPIYERLYTVKPESRSAVVPNLGVEWPRTVSYEIGFEQSIANDFLLHFLGYYKDVSDQLSSQDIISIDSENEVHTWANNSYADIRGLELKMEKRVGKWWYGWVALEYMVKSTGYTGLAQIYEDKQLANQERERTNQVRGWPVPSVTANLNFRTPAKFGPRIFGVNVLGNWRLNVLQDWSGGGKTLLNPEALLSEQHYAKEIDWWNTDLLIEKRIQVGLTRFAFFMQVKNLFNFRGFPSPLYWNKYIDSLHLPWEAGDQKGNDKIGEWNKDYIDLGWNTWAHFINPRDIYFGIKLQF from the coding sequence ATGATGCAGAAAAAATGCATGCGTACCCTGTTTGTTCTCCTGATATTTTCAGTAATAATTTTTGCAGGGAACAGCTGGGCTCAATTTAACGGTAAGATAAGAGGCAGGGTGTTCGATGAGAAAACCAACGAACCGCTTGCAGGTGCCAATGTAGTGGTGGAAGGCACATATCTCGGCGGTGCAGCAGACAAAGACGGGTATTATTTTATTTTGAATATTTCCCCTGGGATATACACCGTAAAAGTAAGTATGATGGGGTATAATAAAATCAGGGAAGTTGGCGTTAAGGTTAACATCAACCAGACTACAACTCTTAATTTTGCCATGAGCAAAGAAGCAGTAAAAGGCGAGACTGTGACTATTACAGCAAAAAGGCCTGTAGTCCAGTTAGATGTATCATCAAGCCAGAAGATTGTAACAGATGAAACAATAGAACAGCTTCCTCTTGATAACTTGGAAGAAGTGCTTGCTTCTCAAAACGGAATTAATCTCAGAGCATCGCAGGATGGAAGCGGGCTGGTTGTAAGAGGCGGTGAAATTAACGAAACAGACATTGTTGTTGACGGCCTTTCTACAAGAAATGAGAGAACACAGCAGCCGACAACTGCATTGAGTATGACAGCGATTAAGGAAATTGAAATCTTAACTGGAGGTTTCAATGCTGAATTCGGGAATGTCCGTTCAGGAATGATTTCTGTATCAACGCGGGAGGGAAGCCTTGACCGCTACTCATTAAATGTTGATACCAGAATGAGCCCGCCTGCAAGGAAGCATTTTGGGCCGAGCCCTTTCAGCACTGACGGGCCTTTCTGGCAGGTCTATGCAGGAAAAGATGCTTTTACCGGTGTATCCGAGGATATGGTAAAAAACGGCAAATATCCATTCACTTTTATTGGATGGAACGAAGTAGCCCGCCAATTCCTTGCTGACCCTGATCCAAGTAATGATATGACACCTCAGGATTTACTGGAAGTCTGGAAATGGCAGCATAGAATTCGTACATATGCAGATAAGCCGGATTATATTTTTGACGGATCATTCAGCGGCAGGATTCCGTTTACGCCTGTTGCTTTTATGGTTTCACAAAGATATGAAAATCTCCAGTTGGTATATCCATTCAGCAGGAATAATTCTATTGCCAGTACAACATTGCTTAAGTTAACAACTCATTTAACGTCTAATATGAAGTTGTCTTTCAATAATGCATTTGTTCTTACGCATGGTGTAAGCGGATCTATATATGATGATACTAATGGTATGATTACAGGAACCCGCGAGGGGACGGAATACGCACGTGATGCACTTTACTGGCGTTATATGTGGCATAATGCAAATTATAATCCAATTGAGACTATGCAGTACACAGGCGGCTTGGCATTAAACCATGTTCTGAGTGCAAAAACGTACTATGATGTAAGACTGGACTTTACAACTTATAAAACTAAGCAGGAACCTATAGCACTGAGGGATACAACCGGTATTAAGCAGATTGGGAATAAACTCTATGATGAAGCACCATGGGGGTATGTAGGCAGCAAGATAGGATCTATTATAGAAAAATATGATATCCTCGGTGATTTTTTAATGTCCGGAGGAGGCAGAGGACAGGATCACTCAACCTATTGGGGTGCTACTTTGAGAGCTGATCTGGTATCTCAAGTTGATAAACACAACCAGATAAAAACAGGATTTACTCTCGGTTATACCATGCTTCACGAAAGGCGCGAGATCAACCATGGTTATACAACACAGCCTTACACAGAAGCTCCGTGGAAATGGTGGTATTACGACAAGTCTCCTGTAAAACTGGGAGCATATGTTCAGGATAAGCTGGAGTTTCAGGGAATGATTGCAAATATAGGAGTCAGGTTGGATTACTTAATGCCTGGTACCAGTCCTTACAATCTGAACTCTGCATTTATTTTTGCAAATTTACCTTATACTCTGGAGAATTATCGTGCAAATGGCAACAGTTTTTCCAATCTGACAACATCTGATAGAACTTATAAACTGTACATAAGCCCGCGTCTCGGTATTTCTCATCCTGTAACAAGTACAAGTAAAATATTTTTCAATTACGGCCATTTTTATCAACCCCCAATTTATGAACGGCTTTATACTGTAAAACCGGAATCGCGCAGTGCTGTAGTTCCGAACCTCGGTGTGGAATGGCCAAGAACCGTATCGTACGAGATAGGATTTGAACAGAGTATTGCCAATGATTTTCTTCTTCACTTCCTGGGCTACTACAAGGATGTATCTGATCAGCTTTCAAGCCAGGATATTATTTCAATAGATTCCGAGAATGAGGTTCATACCTGGGCAAATAACAGCTATGCAGATATTCGGGGACTTGAACTGAAGATGGAAAAACGTGTCGGCAAATGGTGGTATGGATGGGTTGCTCTTGAATACATGGTTAAGAGTACAGGTTATACAGGATTGGCGCAGATATATGAAGACAAGCAATTGGCTAATCAGGAGCGTGAACGAACCAACCAGGTCAGAGGATGGCCGGTGCCTTCTGTAACAGCAAATTTGAATTTTAGAACACCTGCCAAATTCGGGCCCAGAATTTTTGGTGTAAATGTTCTGGGTAATTGGAGGCTTAATGTACTGCAGGATTGGTCAGGCGGCGGAAAAACACTCCTTAATCCGGAAGCGTTACTCAGTGAGCAGCATTACGCCAAAGAGATAGACTGGTGGAATACGGATTTACTCATAGAAAAAAGAATACAAGTAGGGCTTACAAGATTTGCATTCTTTATGCAGGTGAAAAACCTGTTCAATTTCAGAGGATTCCCAAGTCCGCTCTACTGGAACAAGTATATAGATTCCCTTCATTTACCATGGGAAGCAGGAGATCAAAAGGGTAATGATAAAATTGGTGAGTGGAATAAAGATTATATAGATTTAGGCTGGAACACCTGGGCGCATTTTATCAATCCGAGAGATATTTATTTTGGTATCAAGCTTCAATTTTAA